A genomic stretch from Eubacterium sulci ATCC 35585 includes:
- a CDS encoding ABC transporter ATP-binding protein produces the protein MPEKELRKKVIGKNGLSNLLLALKIVCDLIPQILLVYLISSLITNNISENNLKYIFLGIFISFTLKGVFYYFATKVAHEKAYEKLTELRLDIIGHLKKLSLGFFKEHNTGELTNIVQHDVEQVEVYLAHGLPEIMSVTLLPTIIFIVMIFVDWRLALGMIVGVPLMYLVKVLSQKTMDKNFAIYFNHENKMREELMEYVKNISVIKAFAKEEEISERTLKTAREYIYWVKKSMGAITIPMGLIDIFMEIGVVIVMILGSIFLYYGEITTPNFILAIILSSAFTASISKTATLQHFSIVFREALNAIGKVLTVPLPNKKTEQDLEFGNIEFKDVNFAYGKDGFELKNINLTFKKNSLNAFVGASGCGKSTVSNLLMGFWDADKGQILINGKDIKEYSQENISMLIGSVGQEVILFDLSIFENISIGKLNATKEEVIEAAKKARCHDFISALPNGYETRVGEMGVKLSGGEKQRISIARMILKNAPILILDEAMAAVDSENEKLISEAIDDLSKDKTVITIAHHLNTIRNSDQIIVMDKGLVLDTGSQEELMKRCDFYRDMVEAQNKVDRWNLKDESLSRASSKANCECTEVVTENV, from the coding sequence ATGCCAGAAAAAGAATTAAGAAAAAAAGTGATTGGAAAAAATGGCTTATCCAATTTACTTCTTGCTTTAAAAATAGTATGTGATTTGATACCACAAATCTTACTTGTATATTTGATTAGTTCTTTAATTACAAACAATATTAGCGAAAATAATTTGAAATATATTTTCTTAGGAATCTTTATATCATTTACATTAAAAGGTGTGTTTTATTATTTTGCAACAAAGGTTGCCCATGAAAAAGCTTATGAAAAATTGACAGAACTTAGGTTAGACATTATCGGTCATTTAAAAAAACTAAGTTTAGGATTTTTTAAAGAACATAATACAGGAGAGCTTACCAATATCGTTCAACATGATGTAGAGCAAGTGGAAGTATACCTTGCCCATGGACTTCCTGAAATAATGTCAGTTACGCTTTTGCCTACCATTATTTTCATAGTCATGATTTTTGTGGATTGGCGTCTTGCACTTGGTATGATTGTCGGAGTTCCACTCATGTATTTGGTAAAAGTTCTTTCACAGAAAACAATGGATAAAAACTTTGCTATTTACTTTAACCATGAAAACAAGATGAGAGAAGAGCTAATGGAATATGTAAAAAATATTTCTGTTATTAAGGCTTTTGCTAAAGAAGAGGAAATTAGTGAAAGAACATTAAAAACGGCAAGAGAATATATTTACTGGGTTAAAAAGAGCATGGGAGCAATTACAATTCCAATGGGACTCATTGACATATTTATGGAAATTGGAGTAGTTATTGTCATGATTTTGGGAAGTATATTTCTTTATTATGGAGAAATAACAACGCCTAATTTTATCCTTGCAATTATTTTATCATCTGCGTTTACTGCATCTATAAGTAAGACAGCTACATTGCAACATTTTTCTATTGTGTTTAGGGAGGCATTAAATGCGATTGGAAAAGTTTTAACAGTTCCACTTCCAAATAAAAAGACAGAACAAGATTTAGAATTTGGAAACATAGAATTTAAAGATGTGAATTTTGCATACGGAAAAGATGGCTTTGAGCTTAAAAATATCAATTTGACTTTTAAGAAAAACAGCTTAAATGCTTTTGTTGGAGCAAGTGGTTGTGGGAAAAGTACGGTATCCAATTTGCTTATGGGTTTTTGGGATGCAGACAAAGGACAAATACTGATAAATGGGAAAGACATAAAAGAATATAGTCAAGAAAATATATCAATGCTGATTGGTAGTGTCGGGCAAGAAGTTATCCTTTTCGATTTAAGTATTTTTGAAAATATATCAATCGGAAAACTAAATGCAACAAAAGAAGAAGTTATAGAGGCAGCTAAAAAAGCAAGATGTCATGATTTTATTTCTGCTTTGCCAAATGGATATGAAACTCGAGTAGGTGAAATGGGAGTTAAGTTATCTGGTGGAGAAAAACAAAGAATCTCCATAGCAAGAATGATACTTAAAAATGCACCGATTTTGATATTAGATGAAGCAATGGCAGCTGTTGATAGTGAGAATGAAAAACTCATTAGTGAAGCAATTGATGATTTAAGCAAGGACAAAACGGTTATTACAATCGCTCATCACTTAAATACAATTAGAAATTCAGATCAAATTATTGTTATGGACAAAGGACTTGTTCTTGATACAGGAAGCCAAGAAGAGCTGATGAAAAGATGTGATTTTTATCGTGATATGGTAGAAGCACAGAACAAGGTTGACAGATGGAATTTAAAAGATGAAAGTCTTTCACGAGCAAGCAGCAAAGCGAATTGCGAGTGTACGGAGGTGGTAACAGAAAATGTTTAG
- a CDS encoding TetR family transcriptional regulator, translating into MAQVLKEEVRNRILEAAEKVFYKKDYRGAKLTEIAKEADIPVALIYTYFKNKEVLFDAVVSSVYINFESAFDEEESLEKGSASERFDEVGENYIHELLKERKKLIILMDKSSGTKHTEAKHKLISQMQVHIEVSLKRQSKEEYDPMLAHILASNFTEGLLEIARHYQSEKWAKDMLKLIARCYYKGVESL; encoded by the coding sequence ATGGCACAAGTATTAAAAGAAGAAGTTAGAAATAGAATACTCGAGGCAGCAGAAAAAGTATTTTATAAAAAGGATTATAGAGGTGCCAAATTAACAGAGATTGCAAAAGAAGCAGATATCCCTGTGGCACTAATTTATACCTATTTCAAGAATAAAGAAGTTTTGTTTGATGCAGTAGTAAGTTCTGTTTATATAAATTTCGAGTCAGCTTTTGATGAGGAGGAGTCTTTGGAAAAAGGTTCTGCTTCTGAAAGATTTGATGAAGTTGGAGAAAACTATATTCATGAACTTTTAAAAGAGCGTAAGAAGTTAATTATTTTAATGGATAAAAGCTCAGGCACGAAGCATACAGAAGCCAAACACAAACTTATATCACAAATGCAGGTTCATATTGAAGTAAGTTTAAAAAGGCAATCAAAAGAGGAATATGATCCAATGCTTGCTCATATTTTAGCTAGTAACTTTACAGAGGGGCTTCTCGAAATAGCAAGGCACTATCAAAGTGAAAAGTGGGCAAAAGACATGTTAAAACTTATTGCAAGGTGCTACTACAAGGGAGTGGAATCCCTATAA
- a CDS encoding nicotinate-nucleotide pyrophosphorylase — translation MNTGLKIRMLDKIKESLMEDINYKDISADAIIDEDRMARADLIAKEDGIICGLEVFYQTFKILDEGVRFTCSYKDGDRVCKGDKIAIVESKAQAMLLAERTGLNFLQRMSGIASMTRYMVDALGDESVSLADTRKTAPGLRVFDKYSVEVGGGKNHRYNLSDMVMLKDNHIGVAGGIRQAVEKTRAKISFSKKIELEVESLDQVKEALNVGCDIIMLDNMSIDQIREAVDIIAGRALIEVSGNISPENIGDYRGLGIDIISCGALTHSVKALDISLKNMDII, via the coding sequence ATGAATACTGGCTTAAAAATTAGGATGCTTGATAAGATTAAAGAGAGCCTTATGGAGGATATCAACTACAAGGATATTAGTGCCGATGCCATAATAGATGAGGATAGGATGGCCAGGGCAGACTTGATAGCCAAGGAAGACGGTATAATTTGTGGACTAGAGGTATTTTACCAGACCTTTAAAATCTTGGATGAAGGCGTAAGATTTACTTGTTCCTACAAGGATGGAGATAGGGTATGCAAGGGCGATAAGATAGCCATAGTTGAATCTAAGGCTCAGGCCATGCTCTTGGCTGAGAGGACTGGGCTAAACTTCCTTCAGAGGATGAGCGGTATAGCTAGTATGACCAGGTATATGGTGGATGCCCTGGGAGATGAATCCGTTAGTCTGGCTGACACCAGGAAGACTGCCCCAGGACTCAGGGTATTTGACAAGTATTCCGTAGAAGTTGGGGGTGGAAAAAACCACAGGTACAACCTATCTGATATGGTCATGTTAAAAGACAACCACATAGGTGTTGCAGGTGGCATCAGGCAGGCAGTTGAAAAGACAAGAGCCAAGATATCCTTCTCAAAAAAGATAGAATTGGAAGTGGAAAGCTTGGACCAGGTTAAGGAAGCCCTTAATGTAGGTTGTGACATAATAATGTTGGACAACATGTCTATAGACCAGATTAGAGAAGCTGTAGACATTATAGCTGGCAGGGCCCTTATTGAGGTATCTGGAAATATAAGTCCAGAAAATATAGGTGACTATAGGGGACTAGGCATAGATATTATATCTTGTGGTGCCTTGACTCATTCGGTAAAGGCCCTGGATATTAGTTTGAAAAATATGGATATAATTTAG
- a CDS encoding L-aspartate oxidase produces MRDFYDIVIVGSGAAGLSCALKLDPIYQVCLISKKSMDEANSYLAQGGISARLADENLDDYIEDTLKAGHYENDVDVVRNILDKSLDVVEELIGYGVNFDKIDQDTYSLHKEGGHRLARIYHAGDFTGRSMCEVMAERVKGRPNIDICENTTFYDLIIEDNKAVGIRVFVGGQYRNIYARAVVLATGGIGGIFNSSTNYKSVSGDALAIAMEHGLEISNLEYIQIHPTVLYDESMGRHSLITEALRGEGGILLGINGDRFIDELLPRDVVSKAIRQKMEEDHSDHVYLSLENIRDRERIDKRFPTVFQDCMDKGIDIRKDMIPVCPGQHYHMGGIKAKIDGRTSLTGLYAIGETSCTGLHGRNRLASNSLLEACFCGMKCGETLNTLLPDFRAHMEENTETRKIEDIVDGYHKILVDTIKERNHDFYEYWLKN; encoded by the coding sequence ATGAGAGATTTTTATGATATTGTAATAGTTGGTAGTGGTGCGGCAGGTCTTTCTTGTGCCTTAAAATTAGACCCTATTTACCAAGTATGTTTAATATCTAAAAAGAGTATGGATGAGGCTAATTCATACCTAGCTCAAGGAGGTATATCGGCTAGGCTAGCAGATGAAAATCTAGATGACTATATAGAGGATACCTTAAAGGCAGGCCACTATGAGAATGATGTGGATGTCGTTAGGAATATTTTAGATAAATCTCTGGATGTGGTAGAAGAATTAATAGGTTATGGTGTCAACTTTGACAAGATTGACCAGGATACCTATAGTCTCCATAAGGAAGGTGGACATAGGCTGGCCAGAATCTACCATGCTGGAGACTTTACTGGCAGGTCTATGTGTGAGGTTATGGCAGAAAGGGTGAAGGGCAGGCCTAATATAGATATTTGTGAAAATACGACTTTTTACGACCTGATAATTGAAGATAATAAAGCTGTAGGCATAAGGGTCTTTGTTGGTGGCCAATATAGGAATATATATGCCCGGGCAGTAGTCCTGGCAACAGGTGGCATAGGGGGTATATTTAATTCATCTACCAACTATAAGTCGGTATCTGGTGATGCCCTGGCTATAGCTATGGAGCATGGGCTAGAGATATCAAATTTGGAATATATCCAGATACATCCAACAGTCCTATATGATGAATCCATGGGTAGACATAGCTTGATAACTGAAGCCTTGAGGGGAGAGGGAGGCATCCTGCTTGGCATTAATGGAGACAGGTTTATCGATGAATTGCTTCCCAGGGATGTAGTCAGCAAGGCCATAAGACAAAAGATGGAGGAGGACCACAGTGACCATGTTTACCTATCTCTTGAGAATATAAGGGATAGGGAAAGGATTGATAAACGGTTTCCGACAGTTTTCCAGGACTGTATGGACAAGGGTATAGATATTAGGAAGGATATGATACCTGTATGCCCGGGCCAGCACTACCATATGGGTGGCATCAAGGCCAAGATAGATGGTAGGACTAGCCTAACAGGCCTATATGCTATAGGTGAGACATCTTGCACAGGTCTACATGGTAGAAATAGGCTGGCATCAAACTCACTTTTAGAGGCCTGCTTCTGTGGTATGAAGTGTGGTGAAACCCTGAATACTTTATTACCAGACTTTAGGGCCCATATGGAAGAAAACACAGAAACTAGAAAGATAGAGGATATAGTTGATGGCTACCATAAGATTTTGGTAGATACAATAAAGGAAAGGAACCATGATTTTTATGAATACTGGCTTAAAAATTAG
- a CDS encoding quinolinate synthetase, with the protein MEREIEILKEKILRLKEEKDVLILAHFYANSEVQDIADKVGDSFQLAKDAQNAKNKIICFCGVNFMGESAKLLNPDKKILIPDIGAGCPMADMVNLDDLDGIKERYDDVAIVAYINTTADVKSRSDVCVTSSNAMKIVSAIPNKNIYFLPDKNLGSYIANQIEDKNFIFHEGYCKYHNFVEYEEVEDLKNRYGYDVLVHPECTSRVVELGDCVGSTKALLDYVGRTKKKGYIVCTEEGILYQMNKLSPDSEFIIPSSMKPCEDMKKNTLENLYRVLVDEGPEIILDEALMERASLPLKKMMEMS; encoded by the coding sequence ATGGAAAGAGAAATCGAAATTTTAAAAGAGAAAATTTTACGCTTGAAAGAGGAGAAGGACGTCTTGATCCTAGCTCATTTTTATGCTAATAGTGAGGTTCAGGACATAGCTGACAAGGTTGGAGATTCCTTCCAGCTAGCTAAGGATGCCCAGAATGCAAAAAATAAGATTATTTGCTTTTGTGGTGTCAATTTTATGGGTGAGAGTGCTAAGCTCTTGAATCCCGATAAAAAAATATTGATTCCAGACATAGGGGCAGGCTGTCCTATGGCAGACATGGTAAACCTAGATGATTTAGACGGCATCAAGGAAAGGTATGATGATGTAGCTATAGTCGCTTACATCAATACAACAGCAGATGTAAAGTCTAGGAGTGATGTCTGTGTTACTTCTTCAAATGCTATGAAGATAGTATCGGCCATACCGAACAAGAATATATATTTCTTGCCAGATAAAAATTTGGGATCCTATATAGCAAACCAGATAGAGGACAAAAACTTTATATTCCATGAGGGCTACTGCAAGTACCATAACTTTGTGGAATATGAGGAGGTTGAGGACTTAAAGAATAGGTATGGCTACGATGTCCTTGTACATCCAGAATGTACAAGTCGAGTAGTTGAGCTTGGAGACTGCGTAGGATCTACTAAGGCACTCTTAGACTATGTTGGAAGGACTAAGAAGAAGGGATATATTGTCTGTACAGAAGAGGGCATTTTATACCAGATGAATAAGCTATCACCGGATAGTGAATTTATTATACCTTCATCTATGAAGCCTTGTGAGGATATGAAAAAGAATACCTTGGAAAATCTATACAGGGTATTGGTAGATGAAGGACCAGAAATTATACTTGACGAGGCCTTAATGGAGAGGGCCAGCCTACCTCTCAAAAAGATGATGGAGATGAGTTAA
- a CDS encoding aldoketomutase, with amino-acid sequence MDFNKMIPELSVFDIDKTKKFYSRLGFKIEYERNDERFVFMSFQGSQFMFEQIHDDGWNTGELSYPLGRGINFSIAVEDVEGIYKLVKTLNLEIYRELTINQYKVNGAEETQIEFLIQDPNGYLLRFTN; translated from the coding sequence ATGGATTTTAATAAGATGATTCCGGAATTATCGGTTTTTGATATTGATAAAACAAAAAAATTCTATAGCAGATTAGGATTCAAAATAGAATACGAACGAAATGATGAAAGGTTTGTTTTCATGTCTTTTCAAGGTAGTCAGTTTATGTTTGAACAAATTCATGATGATGGGTGGAACACAGGCGAATTAAGTTATCCCTTGGGAAGAGGTATAAATTTTTCAATAGCAGTCGAAGATGTTGAAGGAATTTATAAATTAGTAAAAACTCTAAATCTTGAAATATATAGAGAACTAACAATAAATCAATATAAAGTTAATGGTGCAGAAGAAACACAAATTGAGTTCTTAATACAAGATCCCAATGGATATTTATTAAGATTTACAAATTGA